Proteins encoded in a region of the Actinomycetota bacterium genome:
- a CDS encoding sugar transferase, whose product MERRIEDATPGEAAASQGRLEPPPEVVVEDEVVEEVLDDLSVISQEGDVAVIRDLQPERAAPADVASEVAPPDVGALAAPDGATQTRYRMLVAGLVASDVLCLNLVLSATDLLDEIVVAQSLGRYGWLIAIVGTLAWVGIFHAFGLYASRHLSSPEEIRRVIGATSVGAALLLILGAGSITGGPPVIGFALLTLVLLEIASRLVWRRYARSLRQKGLLAYRTIVIGSARDAAAVSRAMIDDERSGFFPIGRVAHERGSDTPGAPHFLGPIGDLAGVVRESSAEAIVVASPVLSLADLDAVQQLSRREHLALRLVARVPHMLTHRLTLQPVGSVMTVSVRPAELSGNQAALKRGFDMAAGSFALLITLPIQLVIAAVIAITSPGPVLFRQKRVTKDNRAFTVYKFRTMVHGADRDMDARGVDRTQPFFKGGDAPPITGVGKVLRALSLDELPQLWNVVRGDMSLVGPRPLPAEQVEANPELLGPRHEVRAGLTGWWQVNGRSDVGPEEAIKQDLFYIENWSLSLDMYIILRTIGVLLFRKGAR is encoded by the coding sequence GTGGAGCGACGGATCGAGGATGCGACGCCGGGAGAGGCGGCCGCCAGTCAAGGTCGACTGGAACCCCCTCCTGAGGTCGTGGTCGAAGACGAGGTCGTCGAGGAGGTCCTCGACGACCTGAGCGTGATCTCGCAAGAAGGCGATGTCGCGGTCATCCGCGACCTTCAGCCGGAACGGGCGGCGCCCGCGGACGTCGCGTCGGAGGTCGCGCCGCCCGACGTGGGGGCGCTGGCTGCCCCCGACGGCGCGACCCAGACCCGATACCGGATGTTGGTGGCCGGCCTCGTCGCGAGCGATGTGCTCTGCCTCAACCTCGTCTTGTCGGCCACCGATCTGCTCGACGAGATCGTGGTCGCCCAATCCCTCGGGCGATACGGCTGGTTGATCGCGATCGTCGGCACGCTGGCATGGGTGGGCATCTTCCACGCCTTCGGCCTCTACGCGTCGAGGCATCTCTCGTCCCCAGAAGAGATCCGGCGCGTGATCGGTGCGACGTCGGTGGGTGCCGCGCTGCTGCTGATCCTCGGCGCGGGCAGCATCACGGGCGGTCCACCTGTCATCGGCTTCGCGCTCCTGACGCTCGTGCTGCTCGAGATCGCGAGCCGGCTGGTGTGGCGGCGGTACGCGCGAAGCTTGCGACAGAAGGGGCTCCTGGCGTACCGGACGATCGTGATCGGCTCCGCGCGCGATGCGGCCGCCGTGTCGCGGGCGATGATCGACGACGAACGCAGCGGCTTCTTCCCGATCGGTCGTGTCGCGCACGAGCGGGGGAGCGATACGCCGGGGGCGCCGCACTTCCTCGGTCCGATCGGCGACTTGGCCGGGGTCGTGCGCGAGTCGAGCGCGGAAGCGATCGTCGTCGCGTCGCCGGTCTTGAGCCTCGCCGACCTCGACGCCGTGCAGCAGCTGTCTCGACGGGAGCACCTGGCGCTCCGCCTCGTGGCCCGGGTGCCGCACATGCTGACGCATCGTCTGACCCTGCAGCCGGTCGGTTCCGTCATGACCGTGTCCGTACGCCCGGCTGAGCTCTCCGGGAACCAGGCAGCGCTCAAGCGTGGGTTCGACATGGCCGCCGGCAGCTTCGCGCTGCTGATCACACTCCCCATCCAGCTGGTGATCGCCGCAGTGATCGCGATCACGTCGCCCGGGCCGGTGCTCTTCCGGCAGAAGCGGGTGACGAAGGACAACCGAGCGTTCACCGTGTACAAGTTCCGCACGATGGTGCACGGAGCCGATCGGGATATGGATGCTCGCGGTGTCGACCGCACGCAGCCGTTCTTCAAGGGTGGCGACGCACCCCCGATCACGGGGGTGGGCAAGGTGTTGCGGGCGCTGAGCCTCGATGAGCTTCCGCAGCTGTGGAACGTCGTGCGGGGTGACATGAGCCTGGTCGGGCCACGCCCGCTTCCGGCGGAGCAGGTCGAGGCGAACCCCGAGCTCTTGGGTCCACGTCACGAGGTGCGTGCGGGGCTCACCGGGTGGTGGCAGGTGAACGGTCGCAGCGACGTCGGTCCGGAGGAAGCGATCAAGCAGGATCTCTTCTACATCGAGAACTGGTCGCTCTCGCTCGACATGTACATCATCCTTCGAACCATCGGCGTCCTGCTGTTCCGCAAGGGCGCCCGATGA